A region from the Sphingopyxis lindanitolerans genome encodes:
- a CDS encoding enoyl-CoA hydratase/isomerase family protein, translating to MTGKPLRVQVESAEDVAVVRFANPPHGTISNGGAADLVAAIRPLLAAAETRAIILTGGQDGIFIRHADVRQIATSLERVGMGSVDPQAFATSAFAELGAMLDAAEKPVIAAIDGLCMGGGFEIALACTMRIASPAATAIGLPEIRLDIFPGGGGTQRLSRLVGRHRARLFMLRGDVMTASQALAAGLVDEVVPCALDRALELAGMFAGRSTAAVSAILRLTATDEDRERLAAEACRFGELGLTGEALPEALFQFAEGDVGLETMR from the coding sequence ATGACAGGCAAGCCGCTTCGCGTTCAGGTCGAAAGCGCCGAAGACGTAGCCGTCGTGCGCTTCGCCAATCCGCCGCACGGCACCATCTCGAACGGCGGTGCGGCGGACCTTGTCGCGGCGATCAGGCCCCTCCTCGCGGCGGCCGAAACACGAGCGATCATTCTCACAGGCGGTCAGGACGGCATCTTCATCCGCCACGCCGACGTCCGGCAAATTGCAACTTCGCTTGAACGCGTAGGCATGGGAAGCGTCGATCCGCAAGCCTTTGCGACCAGCGCATTCGCCGAACTCGGCGCGATGCTCGACGCCGCCGAAAAGCCGGTGATCGCCGCGATTGACGGCCTGTGCATGGGCGGCGGCTTCGAAATTGCACTCGCCTGCACCATGCGGATCGCATCGCCCGCCGCCACCGCGATCGGCCTTCCCGAAATTCGCCTCGACATCTTCCCCGGCGGAGGGGGAACGCAGCGGCTGTCGCGACTGGTCGGACGCCATCGGGCCCGCCTGTTCATGCTCCGCGGCGACGTCATGACGGCCAGCCAGGCGCTGGCGGCCGGCCTTGTCGATGAAGTGGTCCCCTGTGCGCTCGATCGTGCCCTCGAATTGGCCGGCATGTTCGCCGGCCGTTCGACCGCCGCGGTGTCCGCGATCCTGCGCCTGACGGCCACTGACGAAGACCGGGAGAGGCTGGCCGCGGAAGCTTGCCGGTTTGGCGAGCTTGGCCTCACCGGCGAGGCGCTGCCGGAGGCGCTCTTCCAGTTCGCAGAAGGCGATGTCGGACTTGAAACGATGCGATGA
- a CDS encoding tyrosine-protein phosphatase: MTETVVIEEDRLVALAGGQNFREVGGYPARDGRVLKRRLIWRSARLDELTSDDIRNESLDAISTIADLRLASERALHPTVPAFAEKRTTLVWDEGDIDLSGDQRLFARDLKPDDYAEAVRHFYRSLADRHATHLASLYRHIAAGSLPVLIHCSAGKDRTGIAIALLLDLIGIRREYIIADYCKTAELLDWKRLTASAAAAGMQGKWMERLAPDALEILMRADRSYIEAAFRELEWRHGSISSFAKDVLGLSDSDLGRLQDNLLEG; encoded by the coding sequence ATGACCGAGACTGTCGTGATCGAAGAGGACCGGCTGGTCGCACTTGCCGGCGGCCAGAACTTTCGGGAGGTCGGCGGCTATCCGGCCCGCGATGGCAGGGTTTTGAAGCGACGGCTGATATGGCGGTCCGCCCGGCTGGACGAGTTGACGAGCGACGATATCCGCAACGAATCGCTCGACGCGATTTCCACGATCGCAGACCTGCGCCTGGCCAGCGAGCGCGCGCTCCATCCGACCGTTCCGGCTTTTGCGGAAAAGCGCACTACCTTGGTCTGGGACGAGGGCGATATCGATCTTTCAGGCGATCAGCGGTTGTTTGCGCGCGACCTCAAGCCCGATGATTATGCCGAAGCAGTGCGGCATTTCTACCGAAGCCTGGCCGACAGGCACGCGACGCATCTCGCCAGCCTGTATCGCCATATCGCCGCAGGCAGCCTGCCGGTGCTCATCCACTGCTCGGCCGGGAAGGACCGCACCGGCATCGCCATCGCACTATTGCTCGATCTCATCGGAATTCGCCGGGAATATATCATCGCGGACTATTGCAAGACGGCCGAACTGCTCGACTGGAAACGCCTGACCGCGAGTGCGGCGGCGGCGGGCATGCAAGGAAAGTGGATGGAACGCCTGGCGCCCGATGCGCTCGAAATCCTTATGCGCGCCGATCGCAGCTATATCGAGGCTGCCTTTCGCGAACTGGAGTGGCGGCATGGCTCGATATCCAGCTTCGCGAAGGACGTCCTCGGCCTCTCGGATAGCGATCTTGGCCGGCTACAGGACAACCTCCTCGAAGGCTGA
- a CDS encoding NAD(P)-dependent alcohol dehydrogenase: MAKQAVAAVARTPGGRWDIEDIMLEDPRPGEILVRIAGVGLCHTDLAFGGSLQIMKAPAVLGHEGSGIVERVGEGVSKVRPGDHVVLTFNSCGECPRCDEGRPAYCVRFAQMNYGGCRVDGSRTLCVGEEPASANFFGQSSFASYALANERNTVRVDPALPIELLGPLGCGVQTGVGAVMNSLACPKGSSLLVIGAGAVGLSAVLGAKVQECATILVVEPREERRALALELGATHVIDPASADFATAIREIVPVGVDYAFDTTGRREVIESAMTALAPRATFGLVGIASPADDRLGLSINQLVGAGHIVMGIIEGDSLPDMFIPRMIELYKAGELPFDRLVRRYPLSQINEAIADQHAGRCVKAVMIP, encoded by the coding sequence ATGGCCAAGCAAGCAGTCGCCGCGGTAGCCCGCACCCCGGGAGGCCGGTGGGATATCGAGGATATCATGCTCGAAGATCCGCGGCCGGGCGAGATATTGGTCCGCATAGCGGGCGTCGGCCTCTGCCATACCGACCTTGCCTTTGGCGGAAGTCTCCAGATCATGAAGGCGCCGGCGGTGCTTGGCCATGAAGGGTCGGGTATCGTCGAGCGCGTCGGCGAGGGGGTGTCGAAGGTGCGCCCTGGCGATCATGTCGTACTGACCTTCAACAGCTGCGGCGAATGCCCCCGGTGCGATGAGGGCCGGCCGGCCTATTGTGTTCGCTTCGCACAAATGAACTATGGCGGCTGCCGAGTGGACGGAAGCCGGACGCTCTGTGTCGGCGAAGAACCCGCAAGTGCGAACTTCTTCGGCCAGTCGTCATTCGCATCCTATGCACTTGCCAATGAACGCAACACCGTCCGCGTCGACCCAGCGCTGCCGATCGAGTTGCTTGGCCCGCTGGGTTGCGGTGTCCAGACGGGCGTGGGCGCGGTGATGAACTCGCTCGCCTGCCCCAAAGGCTCGTCGCTTCTTGTGATCGGCGCCGGCGCGGTGGGGCTGAGTGCGGTCCTCGGCGCCAAGGTCCAGGAATGTGCCACCATCCTCGTTGTCGAGCCGCGGGAGGAACGCCGGGCCCTGGCGCTCGAACTTGGTGCGACGCACGTCATCGATCCGGCCTCCGCCGACTTTGCGACGGCAATCCGCGAAATCGTCCCGGTCGGGGTCGATTATGCGTTCGACACGACAGGCCGGCGAGAGGTCATCGAATCCGCGATGACTGCATTGGCGCCGCGCGCGACCTTCGGACTTGTCGGAATCGCAAGCCCCGCCGACGATCGGCTGGGTCTTTCGATCAACCAACTGGTCGGTGCGGGTCATATCGTGATGGGCATCATCGAAGGCGATAGCCTACCCGATATGTTCATCCCGCGCATGATCGAGCTCTACAAGGCGGGAGAGCTGCCTTTCGACCGTCTCGTTCGCAGATATCCGCTATCGCAGATCAACGAAGCCATTGCCGACCAGCACGCCGGACGGTGCGTGAAGGCCGTGATGATCCCCTGA
- a CDS encoding acyl-CoA synthetase has translation MHPSIHARSTPHKPALIMAETGEALRYSDLDRRSNQGAQLFRALGLAPGSTIAMCLPNSPAFYEIAWAAQRAGLYFVTISNKLQADEVEYILRDSGARIFIISAAQGEVAAEIARRDLDIDLFATGGRIAGYLDFESERSAMPPVPVADEQAGYDMLYSSGTTGRPKGIKPSPICGEAIDKPDSVVMVATQLYGASADSIYLCPAPIYHAAPLRWTMAMMRLGATVVLMERFAPETALAAIARYKVTIAQFVPTHFIRMLKMPEGERAAHDVSSLSTVVHAAAPCPVPVKEAMMDWFGPIIHEYYSGSEGNGGTFIGPQEWLAHKGSVGRPLTTKLHICDEEGRELPPRQEGTIYFSGGPRFEYHNDAAKTDESRHAEGWTTLGDIGWVDEEGYLYLTDRKSFMIISGGVNIYPQEIENLLVTHPKVADVAVIGGPDEEMGERVIAVVQPVHWSDAGDALAAELMALAREKLSHVKAPRQIDFSKALPRLDTGKLYKRLIRDEYWARDKAAGAASR, from the coding sequence ATGCATCCCTCGATCCATGCCCGCTCGACGCCCCACAAGCCCGCCCTGATCATGGCCGAAACGGGCGAGGCGCTGCGCTATTCCGATCTCGACCGCCGCTCGAACCAGGGCGCGCAGCTATTTAGGGCCCTCGGACTGGCTCCCGGCTCGACGATCGCGATGTGCCTTCCCAATTCGCCCGCTTTTTACGAGATCGCCTGGGCTGCCCAGCGTGCAGGCCTCTACTTCGTCACCATCTCCAACAAGCTCCAGGCTGACGAAGTCGAATATATATTGCGCGACAGCGGCGCCCGGATCTTCATCATTTCGGCCGCGCAAGGCGAGGTCGCGGCGGAAATCGCGCGACGCGACCTCGATATCGACCTGTTCGCAACAGGCGGCCGGATCGCAGGCTATCTCGATTTCGAGTCCGAGCGCAGTGCAATGCCCCCAGTCCCGGTCGCCGACGAACAGGCGGGCTATGACATGCTCTATTCGTCGGGCACGACGGGACGGCCGAAAGGCATCAAGCCGAGCCCGATCTGCGGCGAGGCCATCGACAAGCCGGACTCGGTCGTCATGGTGGCGACGCAACTCTACGGCGCGTCGGCGGACAGCATCTATCTCTGCCCTGCACCCATTTATCATGCGGCACCGCTCCGCTGGACGATGGCGATGATGCGCCTTGGCGCCACCGTCGTTCTCATGGAGCGCTTTGCACCCGAGACGGCGCTCGCCGCCATCGCGCGATACAAGGTGACGATTGCGCAATTCGTGCCGACCCATTTCATCCGCATGCTCAAGATGCCGGAGGGCGAGCGCGCCGCCCATGACGTCTCGTCGCTGAGCACCGTGGTCCACGCCGCCGCCCCCTGCCCGGTCCCGGTCAAGGAAGCGATGATGGACTGGTTCGGTCCGATCATTCATGAATATTACAGTGGATCCGAAGGCAATGGCGGGACCTTCATCGGGCCTCAGGAGTGGCTCGCTCACAAGGGCTCGGTCGGCAGGCCCCTGACGACGAAGCTCCACATTTGCGACGAAGAAGGGCGGGAGCTTCCGCCTCGGCAGGAAGGCACGATCTATTTCAGCGGCGGGCCGCGGTTCGAGTATCACAACGACGCGGCCAAGACCGACGAGTCGCGGCATGCGGAGGGATGGACGACGCTCGGCGACATCGGCTGGGTCGACGAGGAAGGCTATCTCTATCTCACCGACCGCAAGAGCTTCATGATCATCTCGGGTGGGGTGAACATCTATCCACAGGAGATCGAGAATCTGCTGGTGACACATCCAAAGGTCGCGGACGTCGCCGTGATCGGCGGACCGGACGAAGAGATGGGCGAGCGCGTGATCGCGGTCGTTCAGCCCGTCCATTGGTCCGACGCCGGTGACGCGCTTGCGGCCGAACTCATGGCGCTCGCGCGCGAGAAGCTCAGTCACGTCAAGGCACCTCGTCAGATCGACTTCTCGAAAGCGCTCCCCCGGCTCGACACCGGCAAGCTCTACAAACGCCTCATCCGCGACGAATATTGGGCTAGGGACAAGGCTGCCGGAGCCGCATCGCGATGA
- a CDS encoding SDR family NAD(P)-dependent oxidoreductase, which yields MTAAPKDASLLAGQSAIVTGASSGLGYRFAKTLAAAGAAVTVVGRRIERLEALVAEIETAGGRATAVAADVADPGQIVEAVDKAQAAFGPTGILINNAGIPDAQLATRMPLDLIDRVLDVNVRAPFLFAREVATRLIEARQHGRIVNIASIAAFVAPRQGAALYATSKAAVVRMSEALAIEWARFHINVNCIAPGSFDSEMMDGMRSRTGDAFIGTFPRKRLGLPEQLDSSLLYLVSPASEAVTGTILKVDDGQFLR from the coding sequence ATGACCGCCGCTCCGAAGGATGCCTCGCTTCTCGCGGGCCAGTCTGCTATCGTCACCGGGGCCTCGTCGGGGCTCGGCTACCGCTTTGCCAAAACGCTCGCAGCGGCGGGTGCCGCCGTTACGGTCGTCGGCCGACGTATCGAACGCCTCGAAGCGCTGGTCGCCGAGATAGAGACGGCGGGCGGCAGAGCGACCGCCGTCGCAGCCGATGTCGCTGACCCGGGGCAAATCGTCGAGGCGGTCGACAAGGCGCAGGCGGCGTTCGGACCAACCGGGATCCTCATCAACAACGCCGGCATTCCCGATGCGCAGCTCGCAACGCGCATGCCGCTCGATCTCATCGATCGCGTGCTCGACGTGAACGTGCGTGCGCCCTTCCTCTTCGCGCGCGAGGTTGCAACGCGGCTCATCGAGGCCAGGCAACATGGGCGGATCGTCAATATAGCCTCGATAGCGGCCTTTGTGGCGCCCAGGCAGGGCGCCGCCCTTTACGCGACGAGCAAGGCTGCGGTCGTGCGGATGAGCGAAGCCCTGGCGATCGAATGGGCGCGCTTTCATATCAACGTCAATTGCATTGCCCCGGGCTCGTTCGATTCCGAGATGATGGACGGGATGCGGTCCCGGACCGGCGACGCCTTTATCGGCACCTTTCCGCGCAAGCGGCTGGGTTTGCCGGAGCAACTTGACTCAAGCTTGCTCTATTTGGTGTCGCCCGCCTCGGAAGCGGTCACCGGGACGATCCTCAAGGTCGACGACGGCCAGTTCCTGCGCTGA
- a CDS encoding SDR family NAD(P)-dependent oxidoreductase, which translates to MGVATAFDLTGRVALVTGASSGLGAGFARVLAEAGAKVVLAARRVDRLEAEVDAIRGQGGEALAVALDVTDEASTIAAYDAAEAAFGTVDTIVANAGIASDNAALHLTASHVDDLLAVNVRGAFLTATEGARRLVAAGSREREHGRVVIIGSITAERALPAASVYGATKAAARHMAKAFAREWARRGINVNVIQPGYFESEMTAEMVGSEAGQAYIASFPRARLRPASDLHAPLLFLCSDASLGITGTVITVDDGQSL; encoded by the coding sequence ATGGGTGTGGCGACAGCTTTTGATCTGACCGGGCGCGTGGCGCTCGTGACCGGCGCTTCGTCCGGACTTGGCGCGGGCTTTGCGCGCGTGCTCGCTGAGGCCGGCGCTAAGGTGGTCCTTGCGGCGCGGCGTGTCGACCGGCTCGAGGCAGAGGTCGATGCGATCAGGGGGCAGGGCGGCGAGGCGCTCGCCGTGGCCCTCGATGTCACGGACGAAGCCTCGACAATAGCGGCCTATGATGCAGCCGAGGCAGCTTTCGGAACTGTCGACACGATTGTCGCCAATGCGGGTATCGCGAGCGATAACGCGGCCCTGCACCTCACCGCCTCGCATGTCGACGATCTGCTCGCTGTCAACGTCCGGGGCGCCTTCCTGACCGCCACCGAAGGAGCGCGGCGGCTCGTGGCAGCGGGAAGCCGCGAGCGCGAGCATGGCCGAGTCGTCATCATCGGCTCCATTACGGCCGAGCGGGCGCTGCCCGCGGCGTCCGTTTACGGCGCGACCAAGGCCGCTGCGCGCCATATGGCCAAGGCATTTGCGCGCGAATGGGCGCGGCGCGGCATCAATGTGAATGTCATCCAGCCTGGCTATTTTGAGTCCGAGATGACGGCGGAGATGGTCGGAAGCGAAGCGGGGCAGGCATATATCGCTTCCTTTCCGCGCGCCCGCTTGCGCCCGGCGAGCGATCTCCACGCGCCGTTGCTGTTTCTCTGCTCGGACGCATCGCTCGGGATAACCGGTACGGTCATCACCGTCGATGATGGACAATCGCTATGA
- a CDS encoding enoyl-CoA hydratase-related protein produces MKGTAAAQTPVIIAVGEIVDRPDDPGKALEPVALMAEALRRAAAETPAVLGALDSMDLVGQVTWRYRDPVALLCEKLSIGPARAQNASMGGETPIRLLHEAALRIARGDSAVAAIVGGEAVNAMGKARKAKAKLDWTPLAPKEETVAVDFASLPMRKASKKLGMTAPVHIYPLYENAFQAARGQTPAEGRAAAAELWADYAKVAASNETAWLRSAPGAAEIGTPSESNRLVAFPYPKLMVANPSVNQAAAIVVASLEWALANGIPEERLIYIWDGAAAQEPGDYLERDRYDQSTAQRVVLEQAVEIAGGDASAIDLAELYSCFPIVPKMALKTLKLRPDVKPTVTGGLTFFGGPMNNYMSHGVCAMVRELRAGKGTTGLLYGQGGVVSKHHALLISTRPPEKTLSPDYSVQARADALRGSVPEFTETYEGAATVETHTIIYTPKGEVLHGVVIARTADGQRTIAKVRRDDDRSILVLSSLDANPIGTSGHIRTDAFGARIWEAGEKRDRRAAPRRFCLVERDGPITLVTINRPDAMNALTPYANEELAEVFDDFQADPDQWVAILTGAGDKAFSSGNDLKFTAQSMAAGLPLETPTKGFAGLTARWDNNKPVIAAVNGIAMGGGFEIALACDLIIAAEGAVFALPEPKVGLAALAGGLHRLPRQIGLKQAMGMILTARRVSAAEGLSLGFVNEVVPQDELLAAARRWADDIAACSPMSIRASKEAVMKGLDESDLAAAYGNQTRYPAIGALFRSDDVREGPLAFAQKRPPVWKGR; encoded by the coding sequence ATGAAAGGGACAGCAGCAGCGCAGACGCCCGTGATCATCGCCGTCGGCGAGATTGTGGATCGCCCGGATGACCCGGGCAAGGCGCTCGAACCTGTGGCGCTGATGGCAGAAGCGCTGCGCCGCGCGGCGGCGGAAACGCCGGCCGTTCTCGGCGCGCTGGACTCGATGGATCTCGTCGGACAGGTCACCTGGCGCTACCGCGACCCCGTAGCTCTTCTTTGCGAGAAGCTCTCGATCGGCCCCGCCCGTGCCCAAAATGCCAGCATGGGCGGCGAAACGCCTATTCGCCTCCTGCACGAGGCAGCACTCCGTATCGCGCGGGGTGACAGCGCCGTTGCCGCGATCGTGGGCGGTGAGGCCGTCAATGCGATGGGCAAGGCGCGCAAGGCCAAGGCGAAGCTCGACTGGACCCCGCTCGCTCCCAAAGAGGAAACCGTCGCGGTCGACTTCGCCTCGCTTCCGATGCGCAAGGCCTCGAAAAAGCTCGGAATGACTGCGCCCGTTCATATCTACCCGCTCTATGAGAACGCCTTCCAGGCCGCCCGCGGGCAGACCCCGGCCGAGGGCCGCGCCGCTGCCGCCGAACTCTGGGCGGACTATGCCAAGGTAGCCGCGTCCAATGAAACCGCATGGTTGCGTTCCGCGCCGGGAGCGGCAGAGATCGGCACGCCTTCGGAGAGCAACCGGCTGGTGGCCTTTCCCTATCCCAAGCTCATGGTCGCGAACCCTTCGGTCAACCAGGCGGCCGCGATCGTCGTGGCAAGCCTCGAATGGGCCCTCGCCAACGGGATTCCCGAAGAGCGGCTGATCTATATCTGGGATGGCGCGGCAGCGCAGGAGCCCGGGGATTATCTGGAACGCGACCGCTATGACCAGTCGACCGCGCAGCGCGTGGTTCTGGAGCAGGCAGTCGAGATCGCTGGCGGCGATGCCTCCGCGATCGATCTGGCGGAACTGTACAGCTGCTTTCCGATTGTGCCCAAGATGGCGCTCAAGACGCTGAAGCTGCGGCCGGACGTCAAGCCGACGGTGACCGGCGGGCTGACCTTCTTTGGCGGCCCGATGAACAATTATATGAGCCACGGCGTCTGCGCGATGGTCCGGGAGCTGCGGGCCGGAAAGGGAACCACAGGCCTTCTCTACGGCCAGGGTGGCGTCGTATCCAAACATCATGCGCTGTTGATCTCGACGCGGCCCCCGGAAAAGACTTTGAGCCCGGACTATTCGGTTCAGGCCAGGGCGGACGCGTTGCGCGGCTCCGTGCCCGAATTTACAGAGACCTATGAGGGCGCTGCCACCGTCGAAACGCACACGATCATTTATACGCCGAAGGGCGAGGTCCTCCACGGCGTCGTGATCGCGCGCACCGCAGATGGCCAGCGAACGATCGCGAAGGTGCGGCGTGACGATGATCGATCGATCTTGGTCCTCTCCTCGCTCGACGCCAATCCCATCGGCACGTCCGGCCATATCCGCACCGATGCCTTTGGCGCCCGGATATGGGAGGCAGGCGAGAAGCGCGACCGGCGCGCGGCACCGCGCCGCTTCTGTCTCGTCGAGCGCGACGGGCCGATCACTCTGGTCACGATCAACCGCCCCGACGCGATGAATGCGTTGACGCCATATGCGAACGAGGAGCTGGCCGAGGTTTTCGACGACTTCCAGGCTGATCCCGATCAGTGGGTGGCCATCCTGACGGGGGCCGGTGACAAGGCCTTTTCGTCGGGTAATGACCTCAAGTTCACCGCGCAGTCGATGGCTGCGGGGTTGCCGCTCGAGACACCGACCAAGGGATTTGCCGGCCTCACCGCGCGCTGGGACAACAACAAGCCCGTCATCGCCGCGGTAAATGGTATTGCCATGGGTGGCGGCTTCGAGATTGCATTGGCCTGCGACCTCATCATCGCGGCCGAAGGCGCCGTTTTCGCTCTTCCCGAGCCCAAGGTTGGCCTCGCCGCTCTTGCGGGGGGGCTCCACCGTCTGCCTCGGCAGATCGGCCTCAAGCAGGCCATGGGCATGATCCTCACCGCCCGCCGCGTATCGGCCGCTGAAGGTCTGTCGCTTGGCTTCGTCAATGAAGTGGTGCCGCAAGACGAACTGCTCGCAGCGGCGCGGCGTTGGGCCGATGACATCGCCGCGTGCAGCCCGATGTCGATCCGGGCTTCGAAGGAGGCCGTCATGAAAGGCTTGGACGAAAGCGACCTCGCGGCCGCCTATGGGAACCAGACGCGATATCCGGCGATCGGAGCGCTCTTCCGGTCGGACGATGTGCGCGAGGGGCCGCTCGCGTTCGCCCAGAAGCGGCCACCGGTCTGGAAGGGCCGATAG
- a CDS encoding DUF3237 domain-containing protein: MHLEPLLRMRVDLGNRYPIGPIPKGRRNVWQLGGGTVEGPRIKGTVAPVGGEFELIDQEGVFHIDVRLVIVTHDMANIFVQYFGVANTTPQAAAKYKAGETVDFGETYFATQPRFETSHARYSWLNHVMAVAEGRGDGRAVEYLMYQCVPDQSIGLARADSVFKFDG, from the coding sequence ATGCACCTTGAACCCCTGCTGCGCATGCGCGTCGATCTGGGCAACCGCTATCCGATCGGACCGATACCAAAGGGTCGCCGCAACGTGTGGCAGCTGGGCGGCGGCACCGTCGAAGGCCCACGTATCAAGGGCACGGTCGCGCCTGTCGGAGGCGAGTTCGAGTTGATCGACCAGGAGGGCGTCTTTCACATCGACGTTCGGCTCGTCATCGTCACCCACGACATGGCGAACATCTTCGTCCAATATTTCGGGGTCGCCAACACGACGCCGCAGGCTGCGGCCAAATACAAGGCCGGCGAGACGGTCGATTTCGGCGAGACCTATTTTGCGACGCAGCCCCGCTTCGAAACCAGCCACGCGCGCTATTCCTGGCTGAACCATGTGATGGCGGTCGCCGAGGGTCGGGGGGACGGGAGGGCCGTCGAATATCTCATGTACCAATGCGTCCCCGATCAGTCGATTGGTCTGGCGCGCGCGGACAGCGTGTTCAAATTCGACGGCTAG
- a CDS encoding coniferyl aldehyde dehydrogenase, producing the protein MTKSLRADTMATDSAALEQLLQRQRKAHIADGQASADLRIDRLDRCAALLRDYSARFEEAINADFGNRSRHASAITDIMSPLGALRDCRANLRKWMRSERRPVEPRLLGLFGARSEIRFQPKGVIGIIAPWNFPVGLVFSPLAGVLAAGNRALIKPSEFTPRTSDLLQQSIAEYFAPDEVAVVTGGADVGAAFAALPFDHLIFTGAGSVAKHVMRAAAENLVPLTLELGGKSPVILGASVDMPVAAARIMAGKTLNAGQICLAPDHIFVPRGLRDSFVTEARQATEAMFGSLKDNPDYTAMISDRHFERVRGYVADAREKGATIVEINPAGETFEQQEHRRIPPTLILDATRDMAVMQDEIFGPLLPVVAYDSAEEVVAEINAHDRPLALYYFGSEAGERDRIIDATTSGGVCVNDVIMHCAQENLPFGGIGPSGMGAYHGIDGFREFSHRKAIHTQLGRDLGPMKLFRPPYGAKLRAFVDKQIGAGAR; encoded by the coding sequence ATGACCAAGAGCTTACGCGCTGACACGATGGCCACCGATAGCGCTGCTCTCGAGCAGTTGCTACAGCGTCAGCGCAAGGCCCATATTGCGGACGGTCAGGCGAGCGCGGATTTGCGAATTGACCGGCTCGATCGCTGTGCTGCCTTGCTTCGCGACTATTCCGCGCGGTTCGAAGAGGCAATCAATGCCGATTTCGGCAACCGGTCGCGCCACGCATCGGCTATCACCGACATCATGAGTCCGCTTGGCGCGCTGCGCGACTGTCGGGCCAATCTGCGCAAATGGATGCGCAGCGAACGACGGCCGGTCGAACCGAGGTTGCTCGGCCTCTTCGGCGCCCGGTCGGAAATCCGGTTCCAGCCCAAAGGCGTGATCGGCATCATCGCGCCGTGGAACTTTCCGGTGGGTCTCGTCTTCTCTCCGCTTGCCGGCGTTCTGGCTGCCGGGAACCGGGCGCTGATCAAGCCGTCGGAATTCACGCCGCGAACGTCGGATCTGCTCCAGCAATCGATCGCCGAATATTTCGCGCCTGACGAGGTCGCGGTCGTGACAGGCGGTGCCGATGTGGGGGCCGCCTTCGCGGCGTTGCCCTTCGATCACCTGATATTCACCGGCGCCGGCTCGGTCGCAAAGCATGTGATGCGCGCTGCCGCGGAGAATCTCGTGCCCCTGACGCTCGAGCTTGGCGGGAAGAGCCCTGTGATCCTCGGTGCGAGCGTGGACATGCCCGTCGCCGCAGCGCGGATCATGGCCGGAAAAACCCTGAACGCCGGTCAAATATGCCTGGCGCCTGATCATATATTCGTGCCTCGTGGGCTACGCGACAGCTTTGTCACCGAGGCACGGCAGGCGACCGAGGCGATGTTCGGCTCCCTCAAGGATAATCCTGACTACACGGCCATGATATCGGACAGGCACTTCGAGCGCGTGCGCGGCTATGTCGCGGACGCGCGTGAGAAGGGTGCCACGATCGTCGAGATCAACCCCGCTGGCGAGACGTTCGAACAGCAGGAGCATCGCCGGATACCTCCGACACTCATTCTCGATGCGACCCGCGACATGGCGGTGATGCAGGACGAGATATTCGGGCCGCTTCTGCCGGTCGTTGCATATGACAGCGCCGAGGAGGTTGTGGCGGAGATCAATGCGCACGACCGGCCGCTTGCGCTTTACTATTTTGGATCGGAAGCGGGCGAACGCGATCGCATCATCGATGCCACGACCTCGGGCGGTGTGTGCGTCAATGACGTGATCATGCATTGCGCGCAGGAAAATCTGCCTTTCGGCGGCATCGGGCCTTCGGGTATGGGTGCCTATCACGGGATCGACGGCTTTCGCGAATTCAGCCATCGCAAGGCGATCCACACTCAGCTCGGCAGGGATCTGGGGCCGATGAAGCTTTTCAGGCCGCCCTATGGCGCCAAGCTTCGCGCCTTCGTCGACAAGCAGATCGGAGCGGGCGCCCGGTAG